A genomic region of Phragmites australis chromosome 2, lpPhrAust1.1, whole genome shotgun sequence contains the following coding sequences:
- the LOC133909382 gene encoding protein SEMI-ROLLED LEAF 2-like isoform X3 produces the protein MGVMSRRVLPACSSLCFFCPSLRARSRQPVKRYKKIIAEIYQLPPDGEPNDRRIGKLCDYVSRNPARIPKITEYLELRFYKELRHENFTLVKVVPCIYRKLLCSCKEHRPLLATSSLIIIRTLLDQKAHDELRVLGCLMLVDFLNGQVDSTHMFNLEGFIPKLCQIGQELREDDKGLCLRSAALQALASMVQYMGDHSHISMELDDVASVIISCYEANQTLSIKEVVRLQDDDDLVIHGSLAVLPVSGQNCAKVASDTIRATSENPAHWSRVCLRNMANIAKEATIVRRVLDPLFRVFDSHDYWSPENGIALSVLQEMQKLMDKSGQNGHLLLSFTIKHIDHKSVAKKLVKQISIVKVASHLAKHAKLKASVTIASAISGLIKHLRKCMHFAIEASNAHADVDKWNNALHVALEECLVQLTEKVGDVGPILDMVGVMLENLSHSSTLSRTTISSVYRTTQIAASVYKSSYNQKEFPEALFHQLLIAMMHPDNKTRIGSHRVLSTIVAPSLLCPWSAMSFPIPMKDNGSQSLLLLALSAFSSETIVNEMGTKNRIQESLQINEKSEALVSTENGYTHTEPNTRQCPGNPYLASFDNNLKFMKLNSNQIVLLLSSIWSQAFLEDNSPANFEAMGHTYSIALLCSKAKSSSHVALVRCFQLAFSLRRNSLGQEDDLQPSRRRCLYTMASAMLIFSAKVADLPQIIALVKAAAPEKMVDPHLCLMDDCQLVNTSVLSFNSEMVYGSEEDESDAQAFLSAINKDDTELIEIVMSHFRQKFENLPEKFHGIEEQLQEFSLDDSFPLGAPLFMETPHSCSMYAEKDDHCFDEDVVPSELDDDDDIFFEHSGSQSDRKTSGSMASSDVLTVNQLIQSVHDTARQVANVPVSANPVPYDQMKSQCEALVMEKQQKMSVLLSFKHSRGDSHGSAGVDGLVTNESSLRSEPELQSTRNERMRRSDSASSESDRSFRLPPASPYDKFLKAAGR, from the exons ATGGGGGTGATGTCGCGGCGGGTGCTGCCCGCCTGCAGCAGCCTCTGCTTCTTCTGCCCCTCGCTGCGGGCGCGCTCCCGTCAGCCCGTCAAGCGGTACAAGAAGATCATAGCAGAGATCTATCAGCTGCCACCG GATGGTGAACCGAATGATAGAAGGATTGGGAAACTCTGCGATTATGTCTCGAGAAATCCAGCACGCATACCAAAG ATCACAGAGTATCTTGAGCTGAGATTTTATAAAGAACTGAGGCATGAGAATTTCACTTTGGTCAAAGTTGTGCCATGCATCTATCGGAAACTTCTATGTTCATGCAAGGAGCACAG GCCATTGCTAGCCACAAGCTCATTAATCATCATCCGCACTCTTCTTGATCAGAAAGCTCATGATGAGTTGCGGGTCCTGGGTTGTCTAATGCTTGTCGACTTTCTAAATGGCCAG GTCGACAGCACACATATGTTTAATTTAGAAGGTTTCATACCAAAACTTTGCCAAATTGGTCAAGAGCTAAGGGAAGATGACAAAGGGCTCTGTCTTCGATCTGCTGCACTTCAGGCTCTTGCTTCTATG GTCCAATACATGGGTGATCACTCGCATATTTCAATGGAACTTGATGAT GTTGCCTCAGTGATCATAAGTTGTTATGAGGCTAATCAAACTCTCTCAATAAAAGAGGTTGTCAGACTTCAAGATGACGATGATTTGGTCATACATGGGAGCTTGGCAGTGTTACCAGTGTCTGGGCAAAATTGTGCCAAAGTGGCATCTGATACAAT CAGGGCTACATCTGAAAATCCAGCTCATTGGTCAAGAGTATGCTTACGTAATATGGCTAATATTGCAAAGGAGGCAACGATAGTACGGCGCGTTCTTGATCCTCTTTTCCGCGTTTTTGATAGCCATGACTATTGGTCTCCTGAAAATGGGATTGCCCTTTCTGTTCTACAAGAAATGCAGAAACTGATGGACAAATCAG GGCAAAATGGACATCTGCTGTTATCTTTCACTATAAAGCACATAGATCATAAGAGTGTTGCCAAGAAACTTGTCAAGCAAATCAGCATTGTAAAAGTTGCCTCACATCTTGCGAAACATGCAAAGTTAAAGGCATCAGTGACAATAGCAAGTGCGATCAGTGGCTTAATAAAACACTTACGCAAATGTATGCATTTTGCTATTGAAGCATCAAATGCTCATGCTGATGTTGACAAGTGGAACAATGCACTTCATGTGGCCTTGGAGGAGTGCCTAGTGCAATTGACAGAAAAG GTTGGGGATGTTGGGCCTATTCTTGACATGGTTGGTGTAATGCTTGAGAATCTCTCTCATTCTTCTACCCTCTCAAGAACAACAATTTCATCTGTTTATCGCACAACACAAATAGCAGCTTCTGTCTACAAGTCATCATACAATCAGAAG GAATTTCCTGAAGCTTTGTTTCACCAGCTTCTCATAGCAATGATGCACCCAGACAATAAGACAAGAATTGGCTCGCATCGTGTTCTGTCCACCATTGTTGCACCTTCACTGCTCTGTCCATGGTCAGCCATGAGCTTTCCTATCCCAATGAAGGACAATGGTTCGCAGAGTTTACTTTTGTTGGCCCTCTCAGCTTTCTCTTCTGAGACTATAGTCAATGAAATGGGGACCAAGAACAGGATCCAGGAATCCTTGCAGATAAACGAGAAATCAGAAGCTCTAGTCAGTACTGAGAATGGATACACACATACAGAACCAAATACAAGGCAGTGTCCTGGGAACCCATATCTTGCATCATTCGATAAC AACCTAAAGTTTATGAAGTTGAACAGCAACCagattgttcttcttctttcatctATTTGGAGCCAAGCATTCCTGGAGGATAACTCACCTGCAAATTTTGAAGCAATGGGCCATACCTACAGCATTGCTTTGTTGTGTTCGAAAGCAAAA AGCTCCAGTCATGTGGCACTAGTTCGCTGTTTCCAGTTGGCATTCTCTCTAAGGAGGAACTCCCTTGGCCAAGAAG ATGATTTGCAGCCATCTCGTAGGAGGTGTTTGTATACGATGGCATCGGCAATGCTCATCTTTTCAGCAAAAGTAGCTGATCTTCCCCAGATAATTGCTCTCGTGAAAGCAGCAGCGCCAGAAAAAATG GTTGATCCTCATCTTTGCCTGATGGATGACTGCCAACTCGTAAATACCTCTGTACTGTCATTTAATAgtgagatggtttatggttctGAGGAAGATGAAAGTGATGCACAGGCCTTTCTTTCAGCCATAAACAAGGATGATACAGAGTTAATAGAAATTGTGATGTCCCACTTTAGGCAGAAGTTTGAAAATTTACCAGAG AAGTTTCACGGGATAGAAGAACAACTTCAAGAGTTTTCCCTGGATGATTCATTTCCTCTTGGTGCTCCGCTATTCATGGAGACACCACATTCTTGTTCAATGTATGCAGAAAAGGATGACCACTGTTTTGATGAG GATGTTGTTCCTTCTGAGCTAGATGATGACGATGACATCTTTTTTGAACATAGTGGATCTCAATCCGACAGGAAAACATCAGGTTCTATGGCTTCATCAGATGTTCTAACCGTCAATCAACTAATACAATCT GTTCATGATACAGCAAGGCAAGTTGCTAATGTTCCAGTTTCTGCCAACCCTGTACCGTACGACCAAATGAAGAGCCAGTGTGAAGCCCTGGTTATGGAAAAGCAACAGAAGATGTCTGTTCTCTTGAGCTTCAAGCATTCGAGGGGCGACTCCCATGGCTCAGCCGGGGTGGATGGACTGGTAACCAATGAG TCATCTTTGCGGTCCGAGCCTGAGTTGCAATCGACAAGGAATGAGCGCATGCGACGCAGTGATTCGGCATCTAGCGAATCCGATCGTTCGTTCAGGCTGCCACCTGCTAGCCCATATGACAAGTTCCTGAAAGCAGCTGGACGGTAG
- the LOC133909382 gene encoding protein SEMI-ROLLED LEAF 2-like isoform X1 has product MGVMSRRVLPACSSLCFFCPSLRARSRQPVKRYKKIIAEIYQLPPDGEPNDRRIGKLCDYVSRNPARIPKITEYLELRFYKELRHENFTLVKVVPCIYRKLLCSCKEHRPLLATSSLIIIRTLLDQKAHDELRVLGCLMLVDFLNGQVDSTHMFNLEGFIPKLCQIGQELREDDKGLCLRSAALQALASMVQYMGDHSHISMELDDVASVIISCYEANQTLSIKEVVRLQDDDDLVIHGSLAVLPVSGQNCAKVASDTIRATSENPAHWSRVCLRNMANIAKEATIVRRVLDPLFRVFDSHDYWSPENGIALSVLQEMQKLMDKSGQNGHLLLSFTIKHIDHKSVAKKLVKQISIVKVASHLAKHAKLKASVTIASAISGLIKHLRKCMHFAIEASNAHADVDKWNNALHVALEECLVQLTEKVGDVGPILDMVGVMLENLSHSSTLSRTTISSVYRTTQIAASVYKSSYNQKEFPEALFHQLLIAMMHPDNKTRIGSHRVLSTIVAPSLLCPWSAMSFPIPMKDNGSQSLLLLALSAFSSETIVNEMGTKNRIQESLQINEKSEALVSTENGYTHTEPNTRQCPGNPYLASFDNQNLKFMKLNSNQIVLLLSSIWSQAFLEDNSPANFEAMGHTYSIALLCSKAKSSSHVALVRCFQLAFSLRRNSLGQEDDLQPSRRRCLYTMASAMLIFSAKVADLPQIIALVKAAAPEKMVDPHLCLMDDCQLVNTSVLSFNSEMVYGSEEDESDAQAFLSAINKDDTELIEIVMSHFRQKFENLPEKFHGIEEQLQEFSLDDSFPLGAPLFMETPHSCSMYAEKDDHCFDEDVVPSELDDDDDIFFEHSGSQSDRKTSGSMASSDVLTVNQLIQSVHDTARQVANVPVSANPVPYDQMKSQCEALVMEKQQKMSVLLSFKHSRGDSHGSAGVDGLVTNESSLRSEPELQSTRNERMRRSDSASSESDRSFRLPPASPYDKFLKAAGR; this is encoded by the exons ATGGGGGTGATGTCGCGGCGGGTGCTGCCCGCCTGCAGCAGCCTCTGCTTCTTCTGCCCCTCGCTGCGGGCGCGCTCCCGTCAGCCCGTCAAGCGGTACAAGAAGATCATAGCAGAGATCTATCAGCTGCCACCG GATGGTGAACCGAATGATAGAAGGATTGGGAAACTCTGCGATTATGTCTCGAGAAATCCAGCACGCATACCAAAG ATCACAGAGTATCTTGAGCTGAGATTTTATAAAGAACTGAGGCATGAGAATTTCACTTTGGTCAAAGTTGTGCCATGCATCTATCGGAAACTTCTATGTTCATGCAAGGAGCACAG GCCATTGCTAGCCACAAGCTCATTAATCATCATCCGCACTCTTCTTGATCAGAAAGCTCATGATGAGTTGCGGGTCCTGGGTTGTCTAATGCTTGTCGACTTTCTAAATGGCCAG GTCGACAGCACACATATGTTTAATTTAGAAGGTTTCATACCAAAACTTTGCCAAATTGGTCAAGAGCTAAGGGAAGATGACAAAGGGCTCTGTCTTCGATCTGCTGCACTTCAGGCTCTTGCTTCTATG GTCCAATACATGGGTGATCACTCGCATATTTCAATGGAACTTGATGAT GTTGCCTCAGTGATCATAAGTTGTTATGAGGCTAATCAAACTCTCTCAATAAAAGAGGTTGTCAGACTTCAAGATGACGATGATTTGGTCATACATGGGAGCTTGGCAGTGTTACCAGTGTCTGGGCAAAATTGTGCCAAAGTGGCATCTGATACAAT CAGGGCTACATCTGAAAATCCAGCTCATTGGTCAAGAGTATGCTTACGTAATATGGCTAATATTGCAAAGGAGGCAACGATAGTACGGCGCGTTCTTGATCCTCTTTTCCGCGTTTTTGATAGCCATGACTATTGGTCTCCTGAAAATGGGATTGCCCTTTCTGTTCTACAAGAAATGCAGAAACTGATGGACAAATCAG GGCAAAATGGACATCTGCTGTTATCTTTCACTATAAAGCACATAGATCATAAGAGTGTTGCCAAGAAACTTGTCAAGCAAATCAGCATTGTAAAAGTTGCCTCACATCTTGCGAAACATGCAAAGTTAAAGGCATCAGTGACAATAGCAAGTGCGATCAGTGGCTTAATAAAACACTTACGCAAATGTATGCATTTTGCTATTGAAGCATCAAATGCTCATGCTGATGTTGACAAGTGGAACAATGCACTTCATGTGGCCTTGGAGGAGTGCCTAGTGCAATTGACAGAAAAG GTTGGGGATGTTGGGCCTATTCTTGACATGGTTGGTGTAATGCTTGAGAATCTCTCTCATTCTTCTACCCTCTCAAGAACAACAATTTCATCTGTTTATCGCACAACACAAATAGCAGCTTCTGTCTACAAGTCATCATACAATCAGAAG GAATTTCCTGAAGCTTTGTTTCACCAGCTTCTCATAGCAATGATGCACCCAGACAATAAGACAAGAATTGGCTCGCATCGTGTTCTGTCCACCATTGTTGCACCTTCACTGCTCTGTCCATGGTCAGCCATGAGCTTTCCTATCCCAATGAAGGACAATGGTTCGCAGAGTTTACTTTTGTTGGCCCTCTCAGCTTTCTCTTCTGAGACTATAGTCAATGAAATGGGGACCAAGAACAGGATCCAGGAATCCTTGCAGATAAACGAGAAATCAGAAGCTCTAGTCAGTACTGAGAATGGATACACACATACAGAACCAAATACAAGGCAGTGTCCTGGGAACCCATATCTTGCATCATTCGATAAC CAGAACCTAAAGTTTATGAAGTTGAACAGCAACCagattgttcttcttctttcatctATTTGGAGCCAAGCATTCCTGGAGGATAACTCACCTGCAAATTTTGAAGCAATGGGCCATACCTACAGCATTGCTTTGTTGTGTTCGAAAGCAAAA AGCTCCAGTCATGTGGCACTAGTTCGCTGTTTCCAGTTGGCATTCTCTCTAAGGAGGAACTCCCTTGGCCAAGAAG ATGATTTGCAGCCATCTCGTAGGAGGTGTTTGTATACGATGGCATCGGCAATGCTCATCTTTTCAGCAAAAGTAGCTGATCTTCCCCAGATAATTGCTCTCGTGAAAGCAGCAGCGCCAGAAAAAATG GTTGATCCTCATCTTTGCCTGATGGATGACTGCCAACTCGTAAATACCTCTGTACTGTCATTTAATAgtgagatggtttatggttctGAGGAAGATGAAAGTGATGCACAGGCCTTTCTTTCAGCCATAAACAAGGATGATACAGAGTTAATAGAAATTGTGATGTCCCACTTTAGGCAGAAGTTTGAAAATTTACCAGAG AAGTTTCACGGGATAGAAGAACAACTTCAAGAGTTTTCCCTGGATGATTCATTTCCTCTTGGTGCTCCGCTATTCATGGAGACACCACATTCTTGTTCAATGTATGCAGAAAAGGATGACCACTGTTTTGATGAG GATGTTGTTCCTTCTGAGCTAGATGATGACGATGACATCTTTTTTGAACATAGTGGATCTCAATCCGACAGGAAAACATCAGGTTCTATGGCTTCATCAGATGTTCTAACCGTCAATCAACTAATACAATCT GTTCATGATACAGCAAGGCAAGTTGCTAATGTTCCAGTTTCTGCCAACCCTGTACCGTACGACCAAATGAAGAGCCAGTGTGAAGCCCTGGTTATGGAAAAGCAACAGAAGATGTCTGTTCTCTTGAGCTTCAAGCATTCGAGGGGCGACTCCCATGGCTCAGCCGGGGTGGATGGACTGGTAACCAATGAG TCATCTTTGCGGTCCGAGCCTGAGTTGCAATCGACAAGGAATGAGCGCATGCGACGCAGTGATTCGGCATCTAGCGAATCCGATCGTTCGTTCAGGCTGCCACCTGCTAGCCCATATGACAAGTTCCTGAAAGCAGCTGGACGGTAG
- the LOC133909382 gene encoding protein SEMI-ROLLED LEAF 2-like isoform X5 encodes MGVMSRRVLPACSSLCFFCPSLRARSRQPVKRYKKIIAEIYQLPPDGEPNDRRIGKLCDYVSRNPARIPKITEYLELRFYKELRHENFTLVKVVPCIYRKLLCSCKEHRPLLATSSLIIIRTLLDQKAHDELRVLGCLMLVDFLNGQVDSTHMFNLEGFIPKLCQIGQELREDDKGLCLRSAALQALASMVQYMGDHSHISMELDDVASVIISCYEANQTLSIKEVVRLQDDDDLVIHGSLAVLPVSGQNCAKVASDTIRATSENPAHWSRVCLRNMANIAKEATIVRRVLDPLFRVFDSHDYWSPENGIALSVLQEMQKLMDKSGQNGHLLLSFTIKHIDHKSVAKKLVKQISIVKVASHLAKHAKLKASVTIASAISGLIKHLRKCMHFAIEASNAHADVDKWNNALHVALEECLVQLTEKVGDVGPILDMVGVMLENLSHSSTLSRTTISSVYRTTQIAASVYKSSYNQKEFPEALFHQLLIAMMHPDNKTRIGSHRVLSTIVAPSLLCPWSAMSFPIPMKDNGSQSLLLLALSAFSSETIVNEMGTKNRIQESLQINEKSEALVSTENGYTHTEPNTRQCPGNPYLASFDNQNLKFMKLNSNQIVLLLSSIWSQAFLEDNSPANFEAMGHTYSIALLCSKAKSSSHVALVRCFQLAFSLRRNSLGQEDDLQPSRRRCLYTMASAMLIFSAKVADLPQIIALVKAAAPEKMVDPHLCLMDDCQLVNTSVLSFNSEMVYGSEEDESDAQAFLSAINKDDTELIEIVMSHFRQKFENLPEKFHGIEEQLQEFSLDDSFPLGAPLFMETPHSCSMYAEKDDHCFDEDVVPSELDDDDDIFFEHSGSQSDRKTSGSMASSDVLTVNQLIQSVHDTARQVANVPVSANPVPYDQMKSQCEALVMEKQQKMSVLLSFKHSRGDSHGSAGVDGLSSLRSEPELQSTRNERMRRSDSASSESDRSFRLPPASPYDKFLKAAGR; translated from the exons ATGGGGGTGATGTCGCGGCGGGTGCTGCCCGCCTGCAGCAGCCTCTGCTTCTTCTGCCCCTCGCTGCGGGCGCGCTCCCGTCAGCCCGTCAAGCGGTACAAGAAGATCATAGCAGAGATCTATCAGCTGCCACCG GATGGTGAACCGAATGATAGAAGGATTGGGAAACTCTGCGATTATGTCTCGAGAAATCCAGCACGCATACCAAAG ATCACAGAGTATCTTGAGCTGAGATTTTATAAAGAACTGAGGCATGAGAATTTCACTTTGGTCAAAGTTGTGCCATGCATCTATCGGAAACTTCTATGTTCATGCAAGGAGCACAG GCCATTGCTAGCCACAAGCTCATTAATCATCATCCGCACTCTTCTTGATCAGAAAGCTCATGATGAGTTGCGGGTCCTGGGTTGTCTAATGCTTGTCGACTTTCTAAATGGCCAG GTCGACAGCACACATATGTTTAATTTAGAAGGTTTCATACCAAAACTTTGCCAAATTGGTCAAGAGCTAAGGGAAGATGACAAAGGGCTCTGTCTTCGATCTGCTGCACTTCAGGCTCTTGCTTCTATG GTCCAATACATGGGTGATCACTCGCATATTTCAATGGAACTTGATGAT GTTGCCTCAGTGATCATAAGTTGTTATGAGGCTAATCAAACTCTCTCAATAAAAGAGGTTGTCAGACTTCAAGATGACGATGATTTGGTCATACATGGGAGCTTGGCAGTGTTACCAGTGTCTGGGCAAAATTGTGCCAAAGTGGCATCTGATACAAT CAGGGCTACATCTGAAAATCCAGCTCATTGGTCAAGAGTATGCTTACGTAATATGGCTAATATTGCAAAGGAGGCAACGATAGTACGGCGCGTTCTTGATCCTCTTTTCCGCGTTTTTGATAGCCATGACTATTGGTCTCCTGAAAATGGGATTGCCCTTTCTGTTCTACAAGAAATGCAGAAACTGATGGACAAATCAG GGCAAAATGGACATCTGCTGTTATCTTTCACTATAAAGCACATAGATCATAAGAGTGTTGCCAAGAAACTTGTCAAGCAAATCAGCATTGTAAAAGTTGCCTCACATCTTGCGAAACATGCAAAGTTAAAGGCATCAGTGACAATAGCAAGTGCGATCAGTGGCTTAATAAAACACTTACGCAAATGTATGCATTTTGCTATTGAAGCATCAAATGCTCATGCTGATGTTGACAAGTGGAACAATGCACTTCATGTGGCCTTGGAGGAGTGCCTAGTGCAATTGACAGAAAAG GTTGGGGATGTTGGGCCTATTCTTGACATGGTTGGTGTAATGCTTGAGAATCTCTCTCATTCTTCTACCCTCTCAAGAACAACAATTTCATCTGTTTATCGCACAACACAAATAGCAGCTTCTGTCTACAAGTCATCATACAATCAGAAG GAATTTCCTGAAGCTTTGTTTCACCAGCTTCTCATAGCAATGATGCACCCAGACAATAAGACAAGAATTGGCTCGCATCGTGTTCTGTCCACCATTGTTGCACCTTCACTGCTCTGTCCATGGTCAGCCATGAGCTTTCCTATCCCAATGAAGGACAATGGTTCGCAGAGTTTACTTTTGTTGGCCCTCTCAGCTTTCTCTTCTGAGACTATAGTCAATGAAATGGGGACCAAGAACAGGATCCAGGAATCCTTGCAGATAAACGAGAAATCAGAAGCTCTAGTCAGTACTGAGAATGGATACACACATACAGAACCAAATACAAGGCAGTGTCCTGGGAACCCATATCTTGCATCATTCGATAAC CAGAACCTAAAGTTTATGAAGTTGAACAGCAACCagattgttcttcttctttcatctATTTGGAGCCAAGCATTCCTGGAGGATAACTCACCTGCAAATTTTGAAGCAATGGGCCATACCTACAGCATTGCTTTGTTGTGTTCGAAAGCAAAA AGCTCCAGTCATGTGGCACTAGTTCGCTGTTTCCAGTTGGCATTCTCTCTAAGGAGGAACTCCCTTGGCCAAGAAG ATGATTTGCAGCCATCTCGTAGGAGGTGTTTGTATACGATGGCATCGGCAATGCTCATCTTTTCAGCAAAAGTAGCTGATCTTCCCCAGATAATTGCTCTCGTGAAAGCAGCAGCGCCAGAAAAAATG GTTGATCCTCATCTTTGCCTGATGGATGACTGCCAACTCGTAAATACCTCTGTACTGTCATTTAATAgtgagatggtttatggttctGAGGAAGATGAAAGTGATGCACAGGCCTTTCTTTCAGCCATAAACAAGGATGATACAGAGTTAATAGAAATTGTGATGTCCCACTTTAGGCAGAAGTTTGAAAATTTACCAGAG AAGTTTCACGGGATAGAAGAACAACTTCAAGAGTTTTCCCTGGATGATTCATTTCCTCTTGGTGCTCCGCTATTCATGGAGACACCACATTCTTGTTCAATGTATGCAGAAAAGGATGACCACTGTTTTGATGAG GATGTTGTTCCTTCTGAGCTAGATGATGACGATGACATCTTTTTTGAACATAGTGGATCTCAATCCGACAGGAAAACATCAGGTTCTATGGCTTCATCAGATGTTCTAACCGTCAATCAACTAATACAATCT GTTCATGATACAGCAAGGCAAGTTGCTAATGTTCCAGTTTCTGCCAACCCTGTACCGTACGACCAAATGAAGAGCCAGTGTGAAGCCCTGGTTATGGAAAAGCAACAGAAGATGTCTGTTCTCTTGAGCTTCAAGCATTCGAGGGGCGACTCCCATGGCTCAGCCGGGGTGGATGGACTG TCATCTTTGCGGTCCGAGCCTGAGTTGCAATCGACAAGGAATGAGCGCATGCGACGCAGTGATTCGGCATCTAGCGAATCCGATCGTTCGTTCAGGCTGCCACCTGCTAGCCCATATGACAAGTTCCTGAAAGCAGCTGGACGGTAG